The nucleotide sequence GCCAGCCGCCGAGCCCGAGCGACTGCTGCTTGCGGGTCTTCAGGTAGTCGTCGAGGAAGCCGACGAAGCCGAGGCCGACCATCATGAACACGACCAGCAGGCCAGACGGCGTCACGGGGTCGAAGCGGATCCCGTCCCATGTGAGCAGGTGCCCCACGAAGTAGCCGAGCACGCTCGCCAGGATGATGACGATGCCGCCCATCGTGGCGGTGCCGCGCTTGGTGTGGTGGGTCTGCGGTCCGTCGTCGCGGATGAACTGGCCCCATTGCAGACGGTGGAACAGCTTGATGAACAGCGGCGTGAGGAAGAGCGTGAAGGCGAGCGAGAACGCGCCCGCGAAGAGGAGGGCTACCACGCGTACTTCTCCCCCAGCTCGTCGCCGAGGAAGCGCAGCCCGGCGGAGTTGGACGACTTCACGAGCACGAGGTCGCCGTCGCCGAGGATCCGGTCGAGGATCTCGCGGGCCTCGGCCGCGTCCTCCGCGAAGATCGACTCGCCGTCCCACGAGCCCTGCGCGATGGCCTCGAGGTGCAGGCGGCGCGCGGGGCGGCCGACCACCACGAGCTGACCGATGTTGAGGCGCACCGCGAGGAGGCCCACGCGGTCGTGCTCCTCCTCGGAGAACTCGCCGAGCTCGCTCATCTCGCCGAGCACGGCGACCGTGCGCTGCTCCGGTCCACGGATCTGCGCGAGCGTGCGGAGGGCGGCCGCCATCGAGTCGGGGCTCGCGTTGTAGGCGTCGTTGATGATCGTGACGCCGTTGCCGCCGAGCACCTCCATGCGCCAGCGCTCGGCGCGCTGCACGGTCTGGAGAGCGGAGACGATGGAGTCGCCGTCGACGCCGAGCGCCCAGGCGCCCGCCGCCGCGGCCAGCGCGTTGGTGACGTGGTGCTCGCCGAGCACGCGGAAGGACACGGGTCGGGTGGATCCGTCCGGCAGGTGGAGCGTGAAGGTCGTGCCCGCCGCGGAGGCGACGATGTCGGTGGCGCGGACCGCGGCGCGCGAGTCGCGGCCGAACCAGAGCACGGGTGCCTCCGTCTTGTCGCTCATGGAGGAGACGCGCGGGTCGTCCGCGTTGAGGACGGCCGTGTCCTCGGGCAGCAGGTCCTTGACCATCTCGGTCTTCGTCATGAGCGTCCGCTCGATGCCGCCGAAGCCGCCCGCGTGCGCGAGGCCCACGGTGAGGACGATTCCGACGTCGGGCTTGGCCATGCGGATCAGGCGCGTGATCTCGCCCAGCCCGCTCGCGCCCATCTCCGCCACGAGGAACCGCGTGGTGCGCGTGACCTTGAGCATGGTGAGGGGCGCGCCGACCTCGTTGTTGAAGGACGCGACGGGCGACACGGTCTCGCCCTGCGTGGAGAGGATCGCGTGCAGCAGGTTCTTGGTCGTGGTCTTGCCGTTGGATCCGGTGACCGCCACCATCCGCAGGCCTCCGAGCGCGCGCACCCGCGCCACGACCTCGTGCGCCAGCCGGCCGAGCGCGTCGACGACGTCGGGCACGAGCACCTGGGGCACGGGCAGGTCGAGCTCGCGCTCGACGAGGAGCAGCGCGGCGCCCGCCTCGACGGCCTTCGGCGCGA is from Clavibacter sp. A6099 and encodes:
- a CDS encoding UDP-N-acetylmuramoyl-tripeptide--D-alanyl-D-alanine ligase produces the protein MIALTLAEIAEAVDGRLLLRGDATAQTVVDGAVDTDSRLIGPGGIFVAKPGEETDGHLFAPKAVEAGAALLLVERELDLPVPQVLVPDVVDALGRLAHEVVARVRALGGLRMVAVTGSNGKTTTKNLLHAILSTQGETVSPVASFNNEVGAPLTMLKVTRTTRFLVAEMGASGLGEITRLIRMAKPDVGIVLTVGLAHAGGFGGIERTLMTKTEMVKDLLPEDTAVLNADDPRVSSMSDKTEAPVLWFGRDSRAAVRATDIVASAAGTTFTLHLPDGSTRPVSFRVLGEHHVTNALAAAAGAWALGVDGDSIVSALQTVQRAERWRMEVLGGNGVTIINDAYNASPDSMAAALRTLAQIRGPEQRTVAVLGEMSELGEFSEEEHDRVGLLAVRLNIGQLVVVGRPARRLHLEAIAQGSWDGESIFAEDAAEAREILDRILGDGDLVLVKSSNSAGLRFLGDELGEKYAW